Proteins found in one Paraburkholderia flava genomic segment:
- a CDS encoding S53 family peptidase, translating to MPIHAPSRIVQVLCTTRRLSVLSLIGLSSTGLLVSAAHAQASSGNWVSTHTHAFNIPAAASGAQAMTSAASAASAYAELGANDKVHVVVALKLRDQKGLESFVDQVNRPGSPNYRQYLTPDQVLSTYAPTEAQANAVVQYLTRAGFTNVRVAKNRLLVTADGNAATVKAAFNTSLRRFTQDGRSVFANTSDAQVPAALGDIVDSVQGLQNAVTAHTNYVLSRPGASASTQTPASSRTAAAATPVLTGHNPVEFSTLYAAGSTPTASATTVGIISEGDLSPTLSDLQTFTTNNGLAPVTTQVVQTGQPGSDYSDLKHNVEWNLDSQAVVGAAGGAVNKLVFYDAPSLYLSDLTAAYNQAVSDNVAKVINVSLGVCEASAQGDGSQSTDDSIFKIAMAQGQTFSVSTGDFGVYECQHGIVPSNLRADNVVEPSTSPYVIAVGGTSLYTANGQYDHETAWNEGLNADGVLEATGGGVSQYETAPSWQSPVTGNRARVVPDIAFEADTRSGAILVYQGQTFGTITAGLPNLVGGTSLAAPTFAGIWARVQSANNNTLAFPGANIYSKVSANPALVHPVVSGNNGVVRNGVTYGYSATPGFDFVTGWGSFDIAQLNAAFSSSPPLASGGNKGGSNGNSNSGSSAAQDGTDLFGLLTSMFGGWLQIFSGHPGT from the coding sequence ATGCCCATCCATGCACCGTCGCGCATTGTGCAGGTTCTTTGCACGACACGTCGTTTGTCCGTTCTGTCGTTAATCGGTTTATCGTCGACCGGCTTGCTGGTCTCCGCTGCTCACGCGCAAGCGAGTTCAGGCAATTGGGTATCGACCCACACGCATGCGTTCAATATTCCCGCAGCTGCATCGGGCGCGCAGGCGATGACCAGTGCGGCATCCGCTGCAAGCGCCTACGCGGAGCTTGGCGCGAACGACAAGGTTCATGTCGTCGTCGCACTGAAGCTGCGCGATCAGAAGGGACTCGAGTCGTTCGTCGATCAGGTCAACCGGCCGGGTAGTCCGAACTATCGGCAATACCTGACGCCCGATCAGGTGCTGTCGACGTACGCGCCGACCGAAGCGCAGGCGAATGCGGTGGTTCAGTATCTGACGCGCGCCGGCTTCACGAACGTACGCGTCGCGAAGAATCGCCTGCTCGTGACGGCAGACGGCAACGCCGCGACGGTGAAGGCCGCGTTCAACACGAGCCTGCGACGCTTTACGCAAGATGGCCGATCGGTGTTCGCGAACACAAGCGATGCGCAGGTGCCGGCCGCGCTCGGCGATATCGTCGACTCCGTGCAGGGTCTGCAGAACGCGGTCACCGCGCACACGAACTACGTGTTGAGCAGGCCCGGTGCAAGTGCCAGCACGCAGACGCCCGCGTCCAGCCGAACCGCGGCTGCAGCGACGCCGGTGCTGACCGGACACAATCCGGTCGAGTTCTCGACTCTCTATGCGGCTGGTTCGACGCCGACTGCATCCGCGACGACAGTCGGCATTATTTCGGAGGGCGATCTTTCGCCGACACTGTCCGATCTGCAGACGTTCACGACGAACAACGGGCTGGCACCGGTGACGACCCAGGTCGTACAGACCGGGCAGCCCGGCAGTGACTACAGCGACTTGAAGCACAACGTCGAGTGGAATCTGGACAGCCAGGCGGTCGTCGGTGCTGCCGGTGGCGCGGTGAACAAGCTGGTGTTCTACGATGCACCGTCGTTGTATCTCAGCGACCTGACCGCCGCGTACAACCAGGCAGTATCGGATAACGTCGCGAAGGTGATCAATGTATCGCTCGGCGTCTGCGAAGCGAGTGCGCAAGGTGATGGCTCGCAGTCCACCGACGATTCGATCTTCAAGATCGCGATGGCGCAGGGGCAGACGTTCTCCGTATCGACTGGTGATTTCGGTGTGTACGAATGCCAGCACGGGATCGTGCCGTCGAACCTGCGCGCCGATAACGTCGTCGAACCTTCGACCTCGCCGTACGTAATCGCGGTCGGCGGTACGTCGCTCTACACGGCGAATGGTCAGTACGACCACGAGACGGCCTGGAACGAAGGGCTCAACGCGGACGGGGTGCTGGAGGCGACCGGCGGCGGTGTGAGCCAGTACGAGACAGCGCCGTCGTGGCAATCGCCGGTGACAGGAAACCGGGCGCGCGTGGTGCCGGACATCGCTTTCGAGGCAGACACGCGCAGCGGTGCGATTCTGGTCTATCAAGGACAGACCTTTGGCACGATCACCGCAGGATTACCGAACCTCGTCGGCGGCACGAGTCTCGCAGCGCCGACCTTCGCCGGCATCTGGGCGCGCGTGCAGTCGGCGAACAACAACACGCTCGCGTTTCCCGGCGCGAACATCTACAGCAAGGTGAGCGCGAATCCGGCGCTGGTTCATCCGGTGGTGTCGGGCAACAATGGTGTCGTGCGCAACGGCGTGACGTATGGCTACAGCGCGACGCCGGGCTTCGACTTCGTCACCGGCTGGGGCAGCTTCGACATTGCGCAACTGAATGCTGCATTCAGTTCGTCGCCGCCGCTCGCATCCGGTGGCAATAAAGGCGGCAGCAACGGCAACAGCAACAGCGGTAGCAGCGCCGCCCAGGACGGCACCGATCTCTTCGGCCTGCTCACGAGCATGTTCGGCGGATGGCTGCAGATCTTCTCCGGCCACCCCGGCACCTGA